A genomic region of Rheinheimera sp. MMS21-TC3 contains the following coding sequences:
- a CDS encoding winged helix-turn-helix domain-containing protein: protein MNKSAPFDPAVQWQLGEIIFDSRTRQLSYGNKQLYLEPRQHQLLLCLLSNPELPTSRSQLIQTVWQGRIVSDGAINRAVSMLRKAFTVLDPNVDYITTIPKLGYQLVAHVQTITVNNSDQAVCNLIPSSPRSGYRRLVLPITLLILLSCFLLWYKTQSLFIPLSTGNAIPHTSFNGYESQLSSNIQGLTLLYQRQAANGNNQIWLNSLTDNHHYALTPDNENSQSAALSPDGSQFAYVRYKGADCEIILQALDEAASNRVLHQCLPDNKPLISWHKDSNFLYFRQRQDKTHPYHLYQLSIASGALHQLTLLATDYTGQGDIALAASPFQQLIAAVRYQSEEASEVLLLDSNNQTIHSEIIPIRAKTLAWYNQTTLLLSAGQTLYQYHLDTSQLKPLYHAANPINSFVVINNTLYFASTELSANVWQKNDANPAAVRIDSSRLDTMPRLSNDAKQLAFLSDRQGHRQIWLQDAKGNEQLLSELPGQPAFVRLEWSQNDQQLLFSKDGAIYSVQIASGRLTTLLTADKQATVANFGSDENSIIYSSQRSGDWQLWLYDLRNKTEQQLTEQGGYSGRIWQNRLYFTKYHQDGIWFKELGSGEEQILLASIDKINWLNWDIDQDQLYYYVPQQGIYGLDLASSKVTLLLAEPSRFVRHFSVRQGKIVYIRHSELQGDIYRLPLKVTE, encoded by the coding sequence ATGAATAAATCTGCCCCTTTTGATCCTGCTGTGCAATGGCAATTAGGTGAAATAATTTTTGATAGCCGTACTCGGCAACTTAGCTATGGCAATAAGCAGCTTTACCTAGAACCTAGACAGCACCAACTTTTGCTCTGCTTACTTAGCAACCCAGAGTTACCTACTAGTCGTAGCCAATTAATTCAAACGGTATGGCAAGGTAGAATAGTCAGTGATGGCGCAATCAATCGTGCAGTATCCATGCTGCGTAAAGCCTTTACAGTTTTAGATCCAAATGTAGACTATATTACGACTATTCCTAAACTAGGCTATCAACTAGTCGCTCATGTTCAAACCATCACAGTAAACAACTCTGACCAAGCTGTTTGTAATCTAATACCATCCTCTCCTCGCTCAGGCTATAGAAGATTAGTGTTGCCAATTACATTACTTATACTGCTATCTTGTTTCTTACTCTGGTATAAAACTCAATCGCTCTTTATACCGCTGAGCACAGGTAATGCTATACCCCATACTAGTTTTAACGGTTATGAAAGCCAGTTAAGCAGCAATATTCAAGGTTTAACACTGCTATATCAGCGTCAAGCAGCTAACGGCAACAATCAAATTTGGCTAAACAGCCTTACCGATAATCATCACTATGCTTTAACGCCTGACAATGAAAACAGTCAATCTGCAGCCTTAAGTCCAGATGGCAGCCAATTTGCTTATGTTCGGTACAAGGGGGCAGACTGTGAAATTATTTTGCAAGCACTAGATGAAGCCGCTTCTAATCGTGTATTGCATCAATGTTTACCAGATAACAAGCCTTTAATTAGCTGGCACAAAGATAGTAATTTTTTATATTTTCGACAAAGGCAAGATAAAACCCACCCCTACCATTTGTATCAACTTAGTATAGCTAGTGGTGCTTTACATCAACTAACTTTGTTAGCAACTGATTATACTGGGCAAGGTGATATTGCTTTAGCTGCCTCACCATTCCAGCAGTTAATTGCAGCGGTTCGCTATCAATCTGAAGAAGCCAGTGAAGTACTGCTATTAGATAGTAACAACCAAACAATCCACTCTGAAATAATTCCTATTCGGGCTAAAACTTTGGCTTGGTACAATCAAACAACTTTGTTACTCAGTGCTGGTCAAACTTTATATCAATATCACTTAGACACTTCACAGCTTAAGCCACTATATCATGCTGCCAATCCTATTAACTCCTTTGTTGTTATTAACAATACTTTATATTTTGCCAGCACTGAGCTTAGCGCTAATGTTTGGCAAAAAAACGATGCTAACCCTGCTGCAGTGCGGATTGACAGCTCTAGACTAGATACGATGCCACGGTTATCAAATGATGCTAAACAATTAGCTTTTCTTAGCGATCGGCAAGGTCATCGACAGATATGGCTGCAAGATGCTAAAGGCAATGAGCAGCTATTGAGCGAGCTACCTGGTCAACCGGCTTTTGTTCGGCTTGAGTGGTCACAGAATGATCAGCAGCTACTCTTTAGCAAAGACGGTGCTATTTATAGTGTCCAGATTGCTAGCGGCAGATTAACAACATTATTAACTGCAGATAAACAAGCAACAGTGGCAAACTTTGGAAGTGATGAAAATAGTATCATTTATAGTAGCCAGCGTAGTGGTGATTGGCAGCTATGGTTATATGATCTGAGAAATAAAACTGAGCAGCAACTAACAGAGCAAGGGGGCTATAGTGGTCGTATCTGGCAGAACAGATTATATTTTACTAAGTATCATCAAGATGGTATTTGGTTTAAAGAGCTAGGCTCTGGTGAAGAACAAATTTTGCTAGCTTCTATTGATAAGATAAACTGGCTGAACTGGGATATTGATCAAGACCAATTATATTATTATGTACCGCAACAAGGTATCTACGGTTTAGATCTAGCATCTAGCAAGGTTACTTTGCTACTAGCTGAACCTAGCAGATTTGTCCGTCACTTTAGTGTCCGTCAAGGAAAAATCGTTTATATCCGTCACAGTGAGTTGCAAGGAGATATTTATCGTTTGCCGCTCAAAGTGACTGAATAA
- a CDS encoding peptidylprolyl isomerase yields MNKTFMAVSAAALLLACTAVQATIVEVKTNLGNFEINLFDQSTPITVQNFLKYTNAEGFNNTVIHRSVPGFVIQGGGFTFDQTTLLKPTEVYSPIKNEPKWSNVRGTIAMAKLAGNPHSATNQWFINLSNNAANLDNQNGGFTVFGQINAQGMEVIDAMAALPRFKFPTLNIADLPLQNYSAADQASNKAVIASNFIVIESITVVDASPSTEVNVTKIPTTATDTSNPGAVVSSGSAGLISLLGLMFVAVRRRVISK; encoded by the coding sequence ATGAACAAAACTTTTATGGCTGTTTCAGCAGCAGCATTATTATTAGCTTGTACTGCAGTGCAAGCTACTATTGTTGAAGTAAAAACTAACTTAGGTAATTTTGAGATCAACCTATTTGATCAAAGCACCCCCATCACGGTGCAGAACTTTCTAAAATACACTAATGCTGAAGGCTTCAACAATACGGTGATTCATCGCTCTGTGCCTGGTTTTGTTATTCAAGGTGGTGGTTTTACGTTCGATCAAACAACGCTATTAAAGCCAACAGAAGTATATTCTCCAATCAAAAATGAGCCTAAATGGTCTAATGTGCGTGGCACAATCGCTATGGCTAAACTAGCAGGTAATCCTCATAGTGCAACAAACCAATGGTTTATAAATTTAAGTAATAATGCGGCTAACTTAGATAATCAAAATGGGGGTTTTACCGTTTTTGGCCAAATTAATGCTCAAGGAATGGAAGTGATTGATGCTATGGCAGCATTACCCCGTTTTAAGTTTCCAACTCTTAATATTGCAGACTTACCATTACAGAATTATTCAGCAGCCGATCAAGCTAGTAATAAAGCTGTAATCGCTAGTAACTTTATTGTTATAGAAAGCATTACTGTAGTTGATGCTAGCCCAAGTACAGAGGTAAATGTTACCAAAATACCTACCACAGCCACAGATACCAGTAATCCTGGCGCTGTTGTTAGTTCTGGTAGTGCAGGTCTTATCTCACTGTTAGGTTTAATGTTTGTAGCTGTTCGCCGCCGCGTTATTAGCAAATAA
- a CDS encoding alpha/beta fold hydrolase, with protein MKLQPIMKFAQMIISTMVFCVLLSACESSSGKVETIDAEVSSELIKLAERSYLLKLPADYQAENKYKLLLVFHGSGGNALEMGSVARFEQYSNEYIVAYPNSKEVEWDEGCECNIAHRKNANDLGFVDAVIADIKKQHQISEGEIYAAGFSQGGLFTQNLACNRSEVFKAVAVVAGSMSVQLAESCAPEEAVSVMMVHGEDDTVLPYHGLVHSNFGLISSPDAIVLHANKHGRLPYPLYEVSAEKKVNILKYNNGTQKFHLYTAVNGGHNWRFNGFDTSGQILHFFSTLSQAELPEYSQLVVTEQGQFHVRAMGLNNPGPAVVLLAGPNYNYHSDSAWFAALQPLLAQQYRVYSIDRLGNAFSSSANNVSYHRFSDDLALVLQQLEETQLMLVAFSSGSISARWFYQKYQQQFDIKAMVYIDPDIPLAHSLSLYQGYPANWYQANLAELVPFIAEGNWTGRTKDKLDIEYSELKQLAAAYNVQVDWSYFEQIIQRRLLIPQQQARAIEIANYIEDLDGYASLPMVSTIPVSVIDSDFEQQQINQAQDEPELMAALQLWQQEGSAWSAEQASLSNGQYIELHDSDHLVSVQQPKTIKQALDWLFSQLQLP; from the coding sequence ATGAAACTACAGCCAATAATGAAATTTGCCCAGATGATTATAAGCACTATGGTGTTTTGTGTTTTATTATCTGCTTGCGAGAGTAGTAGTGGCAAGGTTGAAACAATAGACGCAGAGGTTTCATCTGAACTGATTAAGCTAGCAGAGCGCAGTTACCTATTAAAGTTGCCCGCAGATTATCAGGCCGAAAATAAATACAAATTGCTGCTAGTGTTTCATGGCTCTGGCGGTAATGCTCTTGAAATGGGCAGCGTTGCAAGGTTTGAGCAATATAGTAATGAATATATTGTCGCTTACCCAAACTCTAAAGAAGTGGAATGGGATGAAGGTTGTGAATGCAATATAGCACATAGAAAAAATGCTAATGATTTAGGTTTTGTTGATGCAGTCATTGCCGATATTAAAAAACAGCATCAAATATCTGAAGGCGAAATTTACGCAGCCGGTTTTTCTCAGGGTGGATTATTTACTCAGAATCTAGCTTGTAATAGAAGTGAGGTTTTTAAAGCTGTTGCTGTAGTTGCAGGTTCAATGTCAGTGCAATTAGCTGAAAGCTGTGCACCTGAGGAGGCAGTGTCGGTGATGATGGTGCATGGTGAGGATGATACGGTTCTACCTTATCATGGCTTAGTGCATAGTAACTTTGGGTTAATTAGCTCGCCAGATGCTATTGTTTTGCATGCCAATAAACATGGCCGCTTGCCATACCCACTATATGAAGTATCTGCTGAAAAAAAGGTAAATATTCTCAAGTATAATAACGGCACACAAAAATTTCATTTGTATACTGCTGTTAATGGTGGCCACAATTGGCGTTTTAATGGGTTTGATACGTCGGGTCAAATTTTACATTTTTTTTCAACATTATCGCAAGCTGAGCTACCAGAATATTCGCAACTCGTTGTAACTGAACAGGGCCAATTTCATGTTAGGGCGATGGGCTTAAATAATCCTGGCCCAGCTGTTGTGTTATTGGCCGGGCCTAATTATAACTATCATAGTGATAGTGCTTGGTTTGCTGCCCTGCAACCTTTATTGGCACAGCAATATCGAGTTTATAGTATAGATAGATTAGGCAATGCCTTTAGTTCTAGCGCCAATAATGTTTCTTACCATCGGTTCTCTGATGACTTAGCTTTGGTATTGCAGCAACTAGAAGAGACACAGCTAATGTTAGTCGCCTTTTCCAGCGGTAGTATAAGTGCCCGTTGGTTTTATCAGAAATACCAACAACAGTTTGATATTAAAGCTATGGTATATATTGATCCAGACATCCCGCTAGCGCACTCATTAAGTTTGTATCAAGGCTATCCTGCCAACTGGTATCAAGCCAATTTAGCTGAGTTAGTTCCCTTTATCGCCGAGGGCAACTGGACTGGGCGAACAAAAGATAAGTTAGATATAGAGTACAGTGAACTAAAGCAACTTGCTGCGGCGTATAATGTGCAGGTAGATTGGAGTTATTTTGAGCAGATTATACAGCGGCGACTACTTATTCCACAGCAGCAAGCTCGAGCAATAGAGATAGCTAATTATATTGAAGATCTAGATGGCTATGCCAGTTTACCTATGGTGTCGACAATACCCGTTAGTGTAATTGATAGTGATTTTGAACAACAACAAATTAATCAAGCTCAAGATGAACCAGAACTAATGGCCGCTTTACAATTATGGCAACAAGAAGGTAGTGCTTGGAGCGCAGAGCAAGCTTCTTTATCGAATGGTCAGTATATAGAGCTACATGATAGCGATCATTTGGTGTCAGTACAGCAGCCTAAAACAATAAAGCAGGCATTAGATTGGTTGTTTAGTCAGTTGCAATTACCTTAA
- a CDS encoding DNA-binding protein, with product MAQYSDVKKICDELQKTGQPVSLDYLLTKLPGAQASVVVHYQKWRNDQANKVPETADAGFSADFIAAFQQEAAVFAKEHTDRLSAQLEQAMQAEVKAAEQSQQLQNELFDLQQRKEQLEASVTEQQQRLATQAEKYAALSEQRDEATAKIDVLTQQFAQAEQALIAEQQQLQQVQQQLAEATQQQQQLKEQIDQLTSATAEQQQAAEQEQQKQAGIIAELQSSLQAQEELVADAQQQTEQLQQELATQQRDSYEVQQQLKQALQSSEQQQLELQSKLASSEQQLEQAEQALKTAEGAKEEVEQLRQSIKADALKLQQQDNEIIELNGMLSEFESRLQVATKTETQAIAQSRRLQQQLEQLQLQGATASGSDNELVEQYQELQTRYQQLQDTLAEKEQEKLQLIKQHEQALSQSANTGSGDSNEQLIALQHDFEQVQASLKELEADKAALQSERDIALAEIKANAEQNQTSNTDIDKAQQQINHYVNQISTLNAEHEDAQKEVKELRGTIAKLQQQLDTLVQSQQVPNNGPADVQAMLEQLKASNAMLKEQNEITASHQVEQRETIKQLREELQQHRDKAEDMKLEHDRLLKQQHQLEQQVGFVKDNAAATIERLTRYREQAQEKIEKLEKRLSEVKVPDSL from the coding sequence ATGGCGCAATATAGTGATGTTAAGAAAATCTGTGATGAACTGCAAAAAACAGGTCAGCCAGTCTCGCTAGATTATTTATTGACCAAATTACCTGGTGCTCAAGCTAGTGTAGTAGTGCATTATCAAAAGTGGCGTAATGACCAAGCTAATAAAGTACCAGAAACTGCAGATGCCGGCTTTAGTGCCGACTTTATTGCTGCCTTTCAGCAAGAGGCAGCAGTGTTTGCAAAAGAGCATACTGATAGATTAAGCGCCCAGTTAGAGCAAGCCATGCAGGCTGAAGTTAAAGCAGCAGAGCAAAGCCAGCAGTTACAAAATGAACTATTTGACTTACAGCAACGCAAAGAACAATTAGAAGCCAGTGTTACTGAGCAACAGCAGCGATTAGCAACTCAAGCCGAAAAGTATGCAGCTTTATCCGAGCAACGTGATGAGGCTACAGCAAAAATAGATGTGCTTACCCAACAGTTTGCCCAAGCTGAGCAAGCTTTAATAGCAGAGCAGCAGCAATTACAGCAAGTGCAACAGCAACTAGCAGAAGCAACTCAGCAGCAACAGCAGCTTAAAGAACAAATTGACCAGCTAACATCAGCAACGGCAGAGCAGCAGCAAGCAGCCGAGCAGGAGCAGCAAAAGCAAGCGGGAATCATTGCCGAGCTGCAAAGTAGTTTACAGGCGCAAGAAGAGCTAGTAGCAGATGCGCAACAACAAACCGAGCAGCTGCAACAGGAATTAGCCACACAGCAGCGTGACAGCTATGAGGTGCAACAGCAGCTTAAGCAAGCATTACAGTCAAGTGAGCAGCAGCAATTAGAATTGCAAAGTAAACTAGCTAGCTCTGAGCAGCAACTAGAGCAAGCTGAGCAAGCTTTAAAAACGGCAGAAGGGGCTAAAGAGGAAGTTGAGCAATTACGGCAAAGTATAAAAGCCGATGCGCTTAAGCTGCAGCAACAAGATAATGAAATTATCGAGCTAAATGGCATGCTGTCTGAGTTTGAAAGCCGTTTACAAGTAGCAACAAAAACAGAAACTCAAGCAATAGCACAAAGTCGGCGTTTGCAGCAGCAATTAGAGCAGTTGCAACTGCAGGGAGCGACTGCATCTGGCAGTGATAATGAGCTAGTTGAGCAATACCAAGAGTTACAAACTCGCTACCAGCAATTGCAAGATACTTTGGCAGAGAAAGAGCAAGAGAAGCTACAGCTAATTAAACAGCATGAACAAGCCTTAAGTCAGTCAGCAAATACAGGAAGTGGTGATAGTAACGAGCAATTAATTGCTTTACAGCATGATTTCGAACAAGTGCAAGCTAGCTTAAAAGAGCTAGAAGCTGATAAAGCAGCTTTACAGTCGGAACGAGATATAGCGTTAGCTGAGATAAAAGCCAATGCAGAGCAAAATCAAACATCTAACACTGACATAGACAAAGCTCAGCAGCAAATTAATCATTACGTAAATCAAATTTCAACCTTAAATGCAGAGCATGAAGATGCGCAAAAAGAAGTGAAAGAATTGCGTGGCACTATTGCTAAACTGCAGCAGCAATTAGATACCTTAGTACAATCTCAGCAAGTGCCAAATAATGGCCCAGCCGATGTGCAAGCTATGCTTGAGCAATTAAAAGCCAGTAATGCGATGTTAAAAGAACAAAATGAGATTACTGCTAGTCATCAAGTTGAGCAACGCGAAACGATTAAACAGTTACGCGAAGAGTTACAGCAGCATAGAGACAAAGCTGAGGACATGAAGCTAGAGCATGACCGCTTGCTAAAACAACAGCATCAGTTAGAGCAGCAAGTTGGTTTTGTTAAAGATAATGCCGCGGCAACAATAGAGCGTTTAACCCGTTATCGTGAACAAGCTCAAGAAAAAATCGAAAAGCTAGAAAAGCGACTGAGTGAAGTAAAAGTACCGGACTCGTTATAG
- a CDS encoding sensor histidine kinase gives MQFFMLLSSYSLLLLWTGSLWLKGPSALGVLLILVTALIAGLIWRHSQKQQQQSILVLKALANQDPSLALRDQPRLQNLLTEVQQQLSESRCQAEAKAQYLQTLLSQLDIAVLEFADDGKLLQANPAAQRLLSVAQWQHLQKGQFAQANLQQLELILQHTNSHYQGQLQWQQRGYADRLALSIVCTRIAGQVRKLVTLQSIDQALLQQEVQAYQKMTQVLTHEIANSVTPMASLAQSCQHILPAAGEVINPELHADLSDGLATILRRGQHLTAFISSFNQLSQQVQPRLQQIDLVSVINSCLVLQRDALQRQAIEVQLMMPSQVKLWLDEALIEQVIINLLQNAIDAMLEVEQKQLTINLQHNSQQLWQLDIIDSGPGISEQVAQQIFIPFFTTKQKGSGIGLSLSRALLHAQDA, from the coding sequence ATGCAGTTTTTTATGTTGTTAAGCAGTTATAGCCTGTTGCTATTATGGACGGGTAGCCTTTGGTTAAAAGGTCCTTCGGCCTTAGGCGTTTTGTTAATACTCGTTACGGCGTTAATAGCAGGATTAATTTGGCGACATAGTCAAAAACAGCAGCAGCAAAGCATCTTGGTATTAAAGGCGTTAGCTAATCAAGACCCGTCATTAGCATTACGCGATCAGCCGCGCTTACAAAATTTATTAACAGAAGTGCAGCAGCAGCTGAGTGAAAGTCGGTGTCAAGCTGAAGCTAAAGCACAGTATTTGCAAACTCTGTTGAGCCAATTAGATATTGCGGTGCTGGAGTTTGCAGACGACGGTAAATTGTTGCAAGCAAATCCGGCAGCACAACGGTTATTATCAGTGGCGCAGTGGCAGCACTTGCAAAAAGGTCAGTTTGCTCAAGCTAATTTACAGCAGCTTGAGCTTATTTTGCAGCACACTAATAGCCATTATCAGGGCCAGTTACAGTGGCAACAACGGGGGTATGCCGACCGTTTAGCGCTGAGTATTGTTTGTACTCGTATTGCTGGGCAGGTGCGTAAGCTTGTTACACTTCAAAGTATTGATCAGGCGCTATTACAACAAGAAGTGCAGGCTTACCAGAAAATGACTCAGGTACTGACGCACGAAATAGCTAACTCAGTTACACCAATGGCATCATTAGCGCAAAGTTGCCAACATATTTTGCCAGCAGCTGGTGAGGTAATAAACCCAGAGTTACATGCTGATTTAAGCGACGGATTAGCGACGATTTTACGCCGAGGTCAGCATTTAACCGCTTTTATTTCATCATTTAACCAGCTTAGTCAACAGGTGCAACCCCGTCTGCAGCAGATAGATTTAGTCTCTGTGATCAATAGCTGTTTAGTATTACAGCGAGATGCATTACAACGACAAGCTATTGAAGTACAACTGATGATGCCGTCTCAGGTGAAGCTGTGGTTAGATGAGGCACTAATAGAGCAAGTTATAATTAATTTATTGCAAAATGCTATTGATGCTATGTTAGAGGTAGAACAAAAGCAGCTAACGATTAACTTACAGCACAATAGCCAGCAACTTTGGCAGTTAGATATTATTGATAGTGGCCCCGGTATTAGCGAACAAGTTGCCCAGCAGATATTTATTCCGTTCTTTACCACTAAACAGAAGGGATCAGGCATAGGCTTAAGTTTATCTCGAGCATTACTACATGCACAGGATGCGTAG
- a CDS encoding sigma-54 dependent transcriptional regulator — protein sequence MSSNPAIQDSISLLAASPAMQQVLATIEKVAKTDANILLLGESGTGKTLLAQTIHQASLRATAPMISVDMGSLNSSLLASELFGHKKGAFTDAKADNAGRFVEASGGTLFLDELANLALPEQTKLLAALQNRTVVPVGSSQPVPVDIRLICATNEDLHQAVANGAFRQDLLYRINTVEITLPPLRERKEDIAPLLHWYLEHYSQRYRRTGLQISSSDLRLLQRYDWPGNVRQLAHAVERAVVLAEQGQLDFSQLHSDLEQEARLTETAKADRVDTDFMLELVEEKTIRQALQYFQGNVSQTAKALGLTRGALYRRLEKYGL from the coding sequence ATGAGCTCCAATCCAGCCATACAAGATAGTATTTCACTTTTGGCGGCTAGCCCTGCTATGCAGCAAGTGTTAGCTACTATTGAAAAAGTAGCCAAAACGGATGCGAATATTTTATTGTTGGGTGAAAGTGGTACGGGTAAAACTTTGCTCGCCCAAACTATTCATCAAGCTTCACTGCGAGCAACAGCGCCTATGATAAGTGTCGATATGGGCAGCTTAAATAGTAGCCTGTTGGCTAGCGAGCTTTTTGGCCATAAAAAAGGTGCTTTTACCGATGCTAAAGCCGATAACGCTGGGCGCTTTGTTGAGGCGAGTGGTGGCACTTTATTTTTGGATGAGCTGGCAAACTTAGCATTGCCAGAGCAGACTAAACTATTAGCTGCATTGCAAAACCGAACTGTAGTACCAGTGGGCTCAAGCCAGCCGGTTCCGGTTGATATTCGTTTAATTTGTGCAACTAATGAAGATTTACATCAGGCGGTAGCTAATGGCGCATTTCGCCAAGACTTATTGTATAGAATAAATACGGTAGAAATAACCTTACCGCCATTACGAGAAAGAAAAGAAGATATAGCTCCGCTATTACACTGGTATTTAGAGCATTATAGTCAGCGTTATCGACGTACAGGCTTACAGATCAGTAGTAGCGATCTGCGTTTACTGCAGCGATATGATTGGCCGGGTAATGTGCGGCAGTTAGCGCATGCAGTTGAGCGCGCGGTTGTCCTTGCTGAACAAGGGCAGCTAGACTTTAGTCAGTTACACAGTGACTTGGAGCAGGAAGCAAGATTAACTGAAACGGCTAAAGCTGACCGGGTAGATACTGATTTTATGTTAGAGCTAGTTGAAGAAAAAACAATTCGCCAAGCTTTACAGTATTTTCAGGGGAATGTAAGCCAGACAGCAAAAGCGCTGGGATTAACCCGTGGTGCTTTATATCGGCGCTTAGAGAAGTACGGGCTTTAA